The genomic DNA AGGTTGAGCTCCGCCTGCTCCACCGCCGCCTTCGCCGCGCTCGTGTCCGCCACCGCCCCGCGCGCCAGGGCCTGGGCGCTGTCGAGCTGCTCGGCGGGCAGCAGGCCCGGCTTCGCCTCGTTGACCGCCACGCGCCGCTGGGCCGCGGACTCCGCCTGGAGGCGCACGGCCTCGGCCCGCTCCAGCGCCGCCTTCGCCGCGCGCACGGCGATGCCATAGCGCGTGGGCTCGATCTCCGCGAGCACCTCGCCCTGCTTCACGGACTGCCCCTCCATGAAGCGCACCCGCTCCACCACGCCGGCCACACGCGCGGTGATCTGCACCTGCTCGAAGGCCTCCACCGACCCCACCGCGGAGACGACGTACTCCACGTCACGCGCCTCCACGGCCTCCACCTCCACCGGAAACTCGATGGCCCCCCGGCCCGCCTTGCCGCCGCCCTTGCCCGCGGGGGCGCCTTCGGACGACTTGCCACACCCCGTCCCCAGGGCGAGCGCCGCCCCCAGGGCCATCATCACCACCTGGCTCTTCACTTACGGCTCCTTCCCGAGCGGATCGAGTCCCACCGCGGCCCTCAACTCCAACAGCGCCGAGCCCAGCGAATAGCGGGCCTGGGCCAGTGCCACCTCGGCCTCGTATTGCCGCACCTGCGCATCACTCAACGCCAGCGCCGCGACGAGCCCCTGGCGATACAGCAGGCTCGTCTCCTCGGCGTTCTGGCGAGCCGCCCGCACGGCGACCTGGTTCCTGCTCAGGGAGGCCTGGGCCGTGCGCAGGGACACCTCCGCGCGCGCCACCGCCACGTCCACCCGCCGCACCTGCCCCGCCGCTTCCCACTCCAGGGCCCTCGCCAGGGCGAGCCGCTCGCGCCGATCCGCGTAGCGCTCGCCTCCATCGTAGAGCGTCCACGTCAGGTCCACTGACAGGAAGCCGTTGCCAGTGCGGCCCGTGAGGCCCGACTCGTTGTTGAGGCTGTACTGCGCCGAGGCGGAGAGCGCGGGGAACAGACGAGCCAGGGGCTCGCGCGCGAGGGCCCGCTGGGCCTCCACTCGCAGGTGTGCGGAGAGCAGATCCGGACGGCGCTCCAGGGCGCCTCCCGCCAGGTTCTTGAAGGAGTCCACGGGACGCGAGGCCTCGCCCAGCAACGTCTCGGGCAGCACCAGCGAGCCCTCCACGGGCGCCACCAGCAAGTAGCCCAGCTCCAAGCGGCTCGTGGCGGCCTGTCCCACGGCATCCGCCAGCGTCGCCTCGGCGGTGGCCACGTTGAGTTCCGCGAGCGTCACGTCATTGGTGCTCGCCAGGCCCGCCGAGGCCCGGGCCCGCGCATCCTCGAGGGACTGCTTGGAGAAAGCGAGCCGCCGTTGAGCCGCCTCCGCCACCTGCTCCAGTCCGAGCGTGGACAGGAACCCCGTGGCGGCCTGGAAGGCCACCTGCCGCCGCGTCTCCAACGCGTCCAAGGCCGAGGCCTCTCGGTCCCTCGCCGCCGCCTGGTAGAGGGGCACGCCCCGCGCATCGAAGAGTTGCACCTGCGCGACGACCCCCGCCCGCAGGGCGTTGTAGCGCTGGACGACCACCGTCTCGCCCCCTACCTGCCGCGTCGTCTCCTGGGGACGGCGCGTGTAGCCGCCCGTGACGGACAGCCGCGGCAGGAAGAAGGCCCTCGCCCTCGCCACCCGCGCCTCGGCCGCCTCCGCCCGCGCTCCAGCGGCCAGCGCCGTCTCGTTGTGGGCGGCCGCGAGCGACACCGCGCGCTCCAGGGACAAGGGCTCCTGAGCGCGCGCGTCGTTCACGGGAAGTGCGATTCCCACACACGATAAGGAGAGGACGAGGAAGAAGCGGGTTGAGAACATGGGGGGGCGGCGAGGACTTCTCTTGAAGGCGGATGGGCGACCGGCGCGTATACAGGACCTAAGCGGTCAGGGCCATGAGAACCACCTGGATCTGGACGCAGCGCGGCGCATCGGGGGCTAATGGGTGAGGAGGGGAATCGAGGACTTTCGCGCCGGACGTGGGGCGTCCAAGAATATTCAAGCCCTGTATTTATTCCTGGGGGTGGAGGGGTATTCCTCAGCGTGCGCGCCGGCGAGGAGACCGAGGCGCACATGGACGAGGTGCTGCGCGATGGGGCTCGCGGACGCCGTGGACCCCCTACCCGAATGGCGGGTCAAGTGTTGGTGATGGGCGAAGAGCGGAGCGCATTCCTGGGCACCCCTAATATGTTCCTGGCATCCTCGGAGCCCGATCCGCGCGCCCTGACGGCGCCCGTCATGGAGGCTCTGTCGGATGGATGCGCGTCGCTTGGAGATGATGAAGGTGGGCGCGCTCGTGCTCTCGGCGCTCGTGTTCATGGGCGCATGTGCCACGGGCGCATCCTCGGGTGAACGAACGCACTCTGAAGGTCGAGATACAGCTCAGGCGGGAATCGCCGCGATCATCACCACACTCCCCACCACTGCGGCGTCGGTGCGCCTGGGTGAAACAGAACTCACGAACGCATTGACGGAGCTACTGCTCCACCTGCCATTACGAGTTGGCTCATTGTCGCCCGTACTCCCTCATGGCCATATGCTGGATTCAGGTACTGGCGGCTCGGGCGGAGCATCATTTCCTTCATCCCTGGAGCGAGCTTACAGCCAGTTTTGCGAACGGCGCGGGATATCGGGTGATTGTCTGAGTTTGCTGGACGATGGACCGGCCCTTCATGCTGACGATAAAAGAAATATCGCGCTAGCCCTCGCAGTCGGTCCAGCCTTGGAAGGGTTGAATTCGGAGTTGCGTGCGATGCTCGATCCCACGCGGCTACTGACCACCGTGAGTCTCTCCCTCACAGCGTACATGGCGTTGTTGGTGGCCCCAGAACCCATTTCAAAGGGCGTTGCTTCCGCGTTCACCCTCCTCCTGTGGGGCTATCTAGGCGCGGAGTTCTTCGACCTTCTCCAGGCCTATGTACAACTCCATGTTGATGCACCCCGGGCATCCAGTTTCGAGGAATTGCGGGAGGTCGGATCACGTTTCGGCCAGGTCATTGGCCCCAACAGTGTCCGAATTCTCGTCGTGGTGGGAACCGCCGCGGTAGGTGAAACAGCAGCGCTCCTCTCTAAAGCGCCCAAGTTGCCAGGATTCAGCCACGCGTCACGCCAAGTCGAACTGAGCACGGGACTGCGCTTGGCGGATGTGGCGGCGAACACCGACAAAGTCATTATTTCCGTCGCTGAGGGTACGATTCGCACTGTCTTG from Melittangium boletus DSM 14713 includes the following:
- a CDS encoding TolC family protein encodes the protein MNDARAQEPLSLERAVSLAAAHNETALAAGARAEAAEARVARARAFFLPRLSVTGGYTRRPQETTRQVGGETVVVQRYNALRAGVVAQVQLFDARGVPLYQAAARDREASALDALETRRQVAFQAATGFLSTLGLEQVAEAAQRRLAFSKQSLEDARARASAGLASTNDVTLAELNVATAEATLADAVGQAATSRLELGYLLVAPVEGSLVLPETLLGEASRPVDSFKNLAGGALERRPDLLSAHLRVEAQRALAREPLARLFPALSASAQYSLNNESGLTGRTGNGFLSVDLTWTLYDGGERYADRRERLALARALEWEAAGQVRRVDVAVARAEVSLRTAQASLSRNQVAVRAARQNAEETSLLYRQGLVAALALSDAQVRQYEAEVALAQARYSLGSALLELRAAVGLDPLGKEP